From the Solanum stenotomum isolate F172 chromosome 4, ASM1918654v1, whole genome shotgun sequence genome, one window contains:
- the LOC125862587 gene encoding probable sugar phosphate/phosphate translocator At4g32390, which translates to MGKGGNLSEGVVKKILLSYTYVAIWIFLSFTVIVYNKYILDRKLYNWPYPISLTIIHMAFCSSLAYLLVRVFKVVEPVTMTMDLYCKSVVPIGLLYAFSLWLSNSAYIYLSVSFIQMLKALMPVAVYSIGVMLKKDTFKSDTMGNMVSISIGVAIAAYGEAKFDTWGVMLQLGAVAFEATRLVMIQILLTSKGITFNPITSLYYVAPCCLVFLFIPWIFVEYPLLKDTSSFHFDWVIFGTNSFCAFALNLAVFLLVGKTSALTMNVAGVVKDWLLIAFSWSVIKDTVTPVNLVGYGLAFLGVAYYNHAKLQALKANEAQKKASQAADEEAGRLLEEREGENGAKKNESQG; encoded by the coding sequence ATGGGAAAAGGTGGAAACTTGAGTGAAGGGGTTGTGAAAAAAATCTTGCTTTCATACACTTATGTTGCAATTTGGATCTTCCTTTCTTTTACTGTGATTGTGTACAACAAGTATATCTTGGATCGTAAGTTGTACAATTGGCCTTACCCAATTTCACTAACAATTATTCATATGGCTTTTTGTTCTTCATTGGCTTATCTTCTTGTTCGTGTGTTTAAAGTTGTTGAGCCTGTGACAATGACAATGGATCTTTATTGCAAATCTGTGGTACCCATTGGTTTGCTTTATGCATTTTCACTATGGTTATCGAATTCTGCTTATATATATCTGTCTGTCTCTTTTATTCAAATGCTTAAAGCTTTGATGCCTGTTGCTGTGTATTCAATTGGGGTTATGCTTAAGAAAGATACATTTAAATCTGATACAATGGGGAATATGGTGTCGATTTCGATTGGGGTTGCTATTGCTGCTTATGGAGAAGCTAAATTTGATACATGGGGTGTTATGTTACAGTTAGGTGCTGTAGCTTTTGAGGCTACAAGATTGGTTATGATTCAGATACTGTTGACATCAAAGGGTATTACGTTTAATCCGATTACTTCGTTGTATTACGTTGCGCCTTGCTGTTTGGTTTTTTTGTTCATTCCATGGATTTTTGTGGAATATCCATTGTTGAAGGATACATCTAGTTTCCATTTTGATTGGGTGATCTTTGGTACTAATTCGTTCTGCGCGTTTGCTCTGAATCTTGCTGTGTTTTTGCTTGTGGGGAAGACATCTGCTTTGACTATGAATGTTGCTGGTGTGGTTAAGGATTGGTTGTTGATTGCCTTTTCGTGGTCCGTGATTAAGGACACTGTCACTCCTGTGAATTTGGTTGGATATGGATTGGCTTTCTTAGGTGTGGCGTATTACAACCACGCCAAATTGCAGGCTCTTAAGGCGAATGAAGCACAGAAGAAGGCTTCACAGGCTGCTGATGAGGAGGCTGGAAGATTGTTGGAGGAAAGAGAAGGGGAGAATGGTGCTAAGAAGAATGAGTCTCAGGGTTGA